A DNA window from Aminiphilus circumscriptus DSM 16581 contains the following coding sequences:
- the istB gene encoding IS21-like element helper ATPase IstB — MNTGRLLQLHENLKNLTLGNAARHLEERLRQAEERGVSYEEFLLELTELELQIRFENREKRRLKEARFPLVKTLGSFAFEEAPQLDKRLIGELAAGDYISRHRNILFLGKSGCGKTHLATALGIEACRKNLRVRFTTACNLVNELLESRGEKTLARVLGKYTRYDLLIVDELGYVPFSKEGGELLFQVFAERHERGSVIVTTNLGFGSWTEVFGDPNMTAALLDRMTHKAYIIECTWESYRLKETLREGRKRSQIQLKTAAAEE; from the coding sequence ATGAACACCGGGCGCCTTCTGCAGCTTCACGAGAACCTGAAGAACCTGACCCTCGGCAATGCCGCCCGACACCTCGAAGAACGGCTCCGTCAGGCCGAAGAACGGGGCGTGAGCTACGAGGAATTCCTCCTGGAACTCACGGAACTGGAACTCCAGATCCGCTTCGAGAACAGGGAAAAGAGGCGGTTGAAAGAAGCCCGTTTCCCCCTGGTCAAAACTCTGGGGAGTTTTGCCTTCGAAGAAGCGCCGCAGCTTGACAAAAGACTCATCGGTGAACTGGCCGCCGGAGACTATATCTCCCGACACCGGAACATTCTCTTCCTGGGTAAAAGCGGGTGCGGGAAAACCCATCTTGCCACAGCCCTGGGAATAGAAGCCTGCCGGAAGAACCTTCGGGTCCGGTTCACCACGGCCTGCAATCTCGTCAACGAACTTCTGGAAAGCCGGGGAGAAAAGACCCTTGCCCGAGTTCTGGGCAAGTACACTCGGTATGACCTGCTCATAGTGGACGAACTGGGATATGTTCCCTTTTCGAAGGAAGGCGGAGAACTGCTGTTTCAGGTCTTCGCGGAACGGCACGAGCGGGGATCGGTCATCGTGACGACGAATCTCGGATTCGGAAGCTGGACGGAGGTCTTCGGGGATCCGAACATGACGGCGGCTCTGCTCGACCGGATGACCCACAAGGCGTACATCATCGAGTGCACGTGGGAAAGTTACAGACTGAAGGAAACCCTGAGGGAGGGAAGAAAGAGAAGCCAAATACAACTCAAAACGGCGGCCGCGGAAGAATGA
- the istA gene encoding IS21 family transposase, whose protein sequence is MLKVDQYEYIRTAHRVYGKNVSEIARETGHSRNTVKKVLRGEFTGYSPRKIQPSPVLGPYHEIIYRWLKEDIESPKKQRHTAKRIYTRLVSEYGFTGSETTVRRHVSSVKRSLGLKSSEAFVPLEPSPRGEAEVDWGSATVFLGGEAVRVKIFCMRSKYSGNPFVRLYPCERQQAFFDGLSRGFLYYGGVFPVMIFDNLTAAVEKVLLGKERKEQASFVRFRSWYTFESRFCSPGRGNEKGGVEGLVGFARRNFLVPLPRGESLESINDRLLEECIAYGSHRMTGREGSIRELHDAEKRILIPLPRHPYGNEQTVSVKADKYATVMVDKNRYSVPAAYAGRPLRALLTVDEVALYSGEKRLAVHGRKYGNNHWVLEADHYLELLRERPGAFRDARPLSEWKKTWSDSLNSLLEQFQARQGENRGIKEFIDVLLLARRYGQKRVEAAASQALKNGLSDAAGIRHLLESAERQEETPTSLESERWTVLPAADVSVYSVLEAGR, encoded by the coding sequence ATGCTGAAGGTGGACCAATACGAATACATACGGACCGCTCACCGGGTGTACGGAAAGAATGTGAGCGAAATAGCCAGGGAAACAGGACATTCTCGAAACACCGTGAAGAAAGTGCTTCGTGGTGAATTCACGGGCTATTCCCCAAGAAAGATCCAGCCTTCTCCGGTGCTCGGTCCCTATCACGAAATCATTTACCGATGGCTGAAGGAGGACATTGAAAGCCCGAAGAAGCAGCGCCATACGGCAAAAAGGATATATACCCGTTTGGTGAGCGAATATGGCTTTACCGGAAGCGAAACGACGGTGCGCCGTCACGTATCTTCGGTCAAGAGAAGCCTCGGTCTGAAAAGCAGCGAAGCCTTCGTGCCTCTTGAGCCCTCTCCGAGGGGAGAAGCCGAGGTCGACTGGGGGAGTGCCACGGTTTTCCTCGGCGGAGAGGCCGTGCGGGTAAAAATCTTCTGCATGAGATCGAAGTACTCGGGAAACCCCTTCGTCCGCCTCTACCCTTGTGAACGGCAGCAGGCGTTTTTCGACGGACTGAGCCGTGGATTTCTCTATTATGGAGGCGTCTTTCCCGTAATGATCTTTGACAACCTGACGGCGGCAGTGGAAAAAGTGCTTCTCGGAAAAGAGCGGAAAGAACAGGCAAGCTTCGTCCGGTTCCGTTCCTGGTACACCTTCGAGAGCCGTTTCTGCTCTCCCGGTCGGGGAAACGAAAAGGGCGGAGTAGAGGGGCTCGTCGGATTCGCCCGCCGGAACTTCCTGGTTCCCCTTCCTCGGGGAGAAAGCCTGGAGAGCATCAACGACAGACTGCTGGAAGAATGCATCGCCTACGGTTCCCACAGGATGACCGGCCGGGAGGGAAGCATACGGGAACTGCACGATGCGGAAAAGAGGATCCTCATCCCCCTTCCCCGCCATCCCTACGGCAACGAACAGACCGTCTCGGTGAAGGCGGACAAGTACGCCACCGTCATGGTGGACAAGAACCGGTACTCCGTCCCCGCCGCCTACGCCGGCCGGCCCCTCCGGGCACTGCTCACCGTGGACGAGGTCGCACTCTACAGCGGAGAAAAGCGGCTCGCCGTCCACGGAAGAAAGTACGGCAACAACCACTGGGTTCTCGAGGCGGACCACTACCTCGAACTCCTCCGGGAACGTCCCGGAGCCTTCCGGGACGCCCGGCCCCTTTCGGAGTGGAAAAAGACCTGGAGCGACTCTCTGAACTCCCTTTTGGAACAATTCCAGGCGCGACAGGGAGAAAACCGGGGAATCAAGGAATTCATCGACGTGCTGCTCCTCGCGAGGCGTTACGGGCAAAAGCGGGTGGAAGCCGCCGCCTCGCAGGCCCTGAAAAACGGACTGAGCGACGCCGCCGGAATCCGCCATCTCCTTGAGTCGGCCGAAAGACAGGAAGAAACACCCACGTCCCTTGAGTCGGAGCGGTGGACCGTCCTCCCCGCGGCGGACGTATCCGTCTATTCCGTCTTGGAGGCCGGACGATGA
- a CDS encoding V-type ATPase subunit, protein MARAGRYEYVIARLRAMERRLVEESTLLRILDAEDLASALKMLSETGYASWLPEMKSDVDFDSLIEKELLFIYDQLRQFVPDKELLLLFQLPYDFHNVKVVLKSLFRQRRGQPRRWDLLTSLGSISGDDLVTAIESEDYRLLPFGLTQLLPGCVAHWEQTQDLLEIERRLDRQLFKVMGEQVGKLGFAGVTAWFKGRVDAENLRTILRLRRFGFDQSLVEQFVHDGGAISREHVLGLYAEPFEGWGRSIAYADVSRVFREIENFEDAGAFLVELEKGLDDFITWILGKSAYLPFAPENVLRYLWLKEMETRNLRILLVSKASGMNRDVVRGLMRRDVA, encoded by the coding sequence ATGGCCCGGGCAGGGAGATACGAATATGTCATAGCTCGCCTGCGGGCGATGGAACGCCGACTCGTCGAAGAAAGTACCTTGCTGCGCATTCTTGACGCGGAGGATCTTGCTTCCGCGCTCAAGATGCTCTCTGAAACGGGATATGCTTCGTGGTTGCCGGAAATGAAGAGTGATGTTGATTTCGACAGTCTCATCGAGAAAGAGCTTCTTTTCATTTACGACCAGCTTCGTCAGTTTGTTCCCGATAAAGAACTGTTGCTTCTTTTTCAGCTTCCCTACGATTTCCACAACGTCAAAGTCGTTCTTAAAAGCCTTTTTCGGCAACGGAGGGGGCAGCCTCGGCGGTGGGATTTGCTGACCTCATTGGGAAGTATCTCTGGAGATGATCTCGTCACCGCGATAGAAAGCGAGGATTACCGTCTCCTTCCCTTCGGGTTGACTCAGCTCCTTCCGGGGTGTGTCGCCCATTGGGAACAGACACAGGATCTTTTGGAGATTGAACGGCGACTTGACCGACAGCTTTTCAAAGTTATGGGTGAACAGGTTGGAAAGCTTGGGTTTGCCGGTGTGACAGCATGGTTCAAAGGGCGTGTGGATGCGGAAAATCTTCGGACCATCCTTCGCCTTCGGCGTTTTGGTTTCGATCAGTCATTGGTGGAGCAGTTTGTGCATGATGGAGGTGCAATTTCCCGGGAGCACGTTCTTGGTCTTTACGCAGAACCTTTCGAAGGATGGGGAAGGTCCATTGCTTATGCGGATGTGAGCCGCGTTTTTCGGGAAATTGAAAACTTCGAGGACGCGGGAGCCTTTCTTGTGGAATTGGAAAAGGGCTTGGATGATTTCATCACGTGGATTCTCGGGAAGAGTGCCTACCTTCCCTTTGCCCCGGAAAATGTACTTCGCTATCTCTGGCTCAAGGAGATGGAAACGCGCAATCTGCGCATTCTTCTCGTCTCCAAGGCGAGCGGGATGAACAGGGATGTGGTGAGGGGGTTGATGCGCCGTGACGTCGCGTAA
- a CDS encoding V-type ATP synthase subunit F, which yields MAAVGDYETVLPFQAVGVEPFIPGNEVAEMRQVLQRLAATHAVVFLMERWFEELRELVDELNDTFPVSIIPIPDQRGSWGVGVRNIKKSVEQAVGMDIFSVQS from the coding sequence ATGGCAGCAGTGGGTGATTACGAAACGGTGCTGCCCTTTCAGGCGGTAGGCGTGGAACCCTTCATTCCCGGAAACGAGGTGGCGGAGATGAGGCAGGTCCTGCAACGTCTTGCCGCGACGCATGCCGTGGTGTTTCTCATGGAACGTTGGTTTGAAGAGCTGAGAGAACTTGTGGATGAATTGAATGACACTTTTCCCGTAAGCATTATTCCGATCCCGGATCAACGAGGTTCCTGGGGTGTTGGTGTCCGCAACATCAAAAAAAGCGTGGAACAGGCTGTGGGAATGGATATTTTTTCAGTCCAATCCTGA
- a CDS encoding NFACT family protein, with amino-acid sequence MEATWDVTGARLLARYLNRCRANLAGDLAKQKARIEKELEGVAEQQRRFLAAETFREKGELLLAHGKTIAPGSSVVQLTSWENPGRSVEIPLNPECSVSDNAQNYFKIYKKWKSYGTILETRAETLSQTLEEVIEQESVLFALDDVRELHLLQESLSAEKHGTPQNPKRRKKRLPAPPPHLIFQLPGGIIFVGLNVKGNRYVTFQIAGADDLWFHAQGVPGAHVVAKVENLRGKKREDFLLCAATLAAHYGKAAHNSSVLVDYTEKKHVRHIPGKGPSHVRYEAFRTLRVNPESWRQKLEALQQALEEDNS; translated from the coding sequence TTGGAAGCAACCTGGGACGTAACGGGAGCACGCCTTCTTGCCAGATATCTCAACCGATGTCGCGCAAACCTCGCGGGAGACCTGGCGAAGCAAAAAGCCCGCATTGAGAAAGAACTTGAAGGCGTCGCGGAACAACAACGACGGTTTCTTGCCGCGGAGACATTCCGAGAAAAGGGGGAGCTGCTGCTCGCCCACGGGAAAACCATCGCTCCAGGCTCCTCTGTCGTGCAACTCACATCCTGGGAGAATCCCGGAAGGAGCGTGGAAATTCCGTTGAACCCGGAATGTTCGGTCTCGGATAACGCGCAGAATTATTTCAAGATTTATAAAAAATGGAAGAGCTACGGCACAATCCTGGAAACACGTGCTGAAACGCTCTCTCAGACCCTTGAGGAGGTAATCGAACAGGAATCCGTCCTGTTCGCTCTTGATGATGTGAGAGAACTGCATCTTCTCCAAGAATCGTTGTCCGCGGAAAAACACGGGACACCGCAGAACCCGAAACGACGGAAGAAACGGCTTCCCGCTCCGCCGCCGCATCTGATCTTCCAGCTTCCCGGAGGAATAATCTTCGTCGGTCTCAATGTGAAGGGAAATCGCTACGTGACGTTTCAGATTGCCGGTGCGGACGATCTCTGGTTTCACGCCCAGGGAGTGCCAGGTGCCCATGTGGTGGCAAAGGTGGAAAATCTACGCGGGAAAAAGCGGGAGGATTTTCTTCTCTGTGCCGCGACCCTGGCTGCCCACTACGGGAAAGCCGCCCACAATAGTTCGGTTCTCGTGGACTACACGGAGAAAAAACATGTCCGCCACATCCCGGGTAAAGGACCTTCCCACGTTCGTTACGAGGCATTCAGAACACTGCGCGTCAATCCCGAATCGTGGCGTCAAAAACTCGAAGCATTGCAACAAGCTCTTGAGGAAGACAACTCCTGA
- a CDS encoding V-type ATP synthase subunit A, translating into MAQEKTIVGKIAKISGPLVVAEGMSGACMYDVVRVGDLGLVGEIIEIKGDTASIQVYEETSGVMPGERVVSTGEPLSVELGPGMIEQFYDGVQRPLMLIEDAAKSPYISRGIAVPAVPRDRKWEFVPSVQEGDTVAQGDILGIVQETVLVEHRILVPLGVKGTVKKIFSGQKTVEEPVVLIAEGEKIHEVRMLQRWPVRKPRPVAKRLPPEVPLTTGQRVVDMFFLLARGGTACVPGPFGSGKTVIQHQLAKWADAEIVVYIGCGERGNEMTDVLLEFPELEDPRSGHPLMKRTVLIANTSNMPVAAREASIYTGITIAEYFRDMGYSVALMADSTSRWAEALREISGRLEEMPGEEGYPAYLGTRLASFYERAGRCICHGSDGREGAVSVIGAVSPPGGDLSEPVTQNTLRVTKVFWGLDAALAYQRHFPAINWLTSYSLYADTLGAYWDAIYDEEWSVFRTEAMSLLEDEDKLREIVRLVGIDSLSKEERMVLETAKSIREDFLHQNAFHEIDTYASMDKQFKMLRNILEFHHMSMEALSRGALLKTVLELPVRESIARMRYVEEKNMQILDALLKEMSDQIGEVMPEGGETDVA; encoded by the coding sequence GTGGCCCAGGAAAAAACGATAGTGGGTAAGATTGCGAAGATTTCAGGCCCTCTCGTTGTTGCCGAGGGGATGTCCGGGGCGTGCATGTATGATGTAGTTCGGGTGGGAGATCTTGGCCTCGTCGGAGAGATCATTGAAATTAAGGGAGATACGGCTTCCATTCAGGTCTATGAGGAAACCTCCGGTGTTATGCCTGGAGAACGGGTTGTCAGCACTGGAGAACCCCTGAGTGTCGAATTGGGACCCGGGATGATTGAGCAGTTTTATGACGGTGTACAACGTCCCCTCATGCTTATCGAAGATGCCGCGAAAAGCCCGTACATTTCTAGGGGTATTGCCGTTCCCGCAGTTCCGAGGGATAGGAAATGGGAATTCGTTCCCTCGGTGCAGGAAGGAGATACCGTTGCCCAGGGAGATATCCTGGGGATTGTTCAAGAAACAGTTCTTGTGGAACATCGGATCCTTGTCCCTCTAGGAGTCAAGGGGACGGTGAAGAAGATCTTCTCCGGCCAGAAAACGGTGGAAGAACCCGTTGTCCTGATTGCCGAGGGAGAAAAGATCCATGAGGTTCGCATGCTCCAACGCTGGCCCGTTCGCAAACCTCGTCCCGTGGCAAAACGCCTTCCTCCGGAGGTTCCCCTGACGACCGGACAGCGTGTCGTGGACATGTTCTTCCTTTTGGCAAGAGGCGGAACTGCCTGCGTTCCCGGACCGTTCGGCTCGGGAAAGACCGTGATTCAGCACCAGCTGGCAAAGTGGGCCGATGCGGAAATCGTCGTCTACATCGGCTGCGGTGAGCGGGGAAACGAGATGACCGACGTGCTCCTTGAATTTCCGGAACTGGAAGACCCCCGTTCCGGACATCCCCTCATGAAACGCACGGTGCTCATCGCCAACACGTCGAACATGCCCGTGGCGGCCCGAGAAGCGAGTATCTATACGGGGATCACTATTGCGGAGTATTTTCGCGACATGGGGTATTCCGTCGCGCTCATGGCGGACTCGACGAGTCGCTGGGCGGAAGCTCTCCGGGAAATCTCCGGGCGACTCGAGGAAATGCCCGGGGAGGAGGGGTATCCCGCCTATCTGGGAACCCGTCTGGCCTCTTTCTATGAGCGTGCCGGACGGTGCATCTGTCATGGCTCCGACGGCAGAGAAGGTGCCGTCAGCGTCATCGGAGCCGTCTCACCTCCGGGTGGCGACCTTTCGGAACCGGTGACGCAGAACACCCTCCGGGTGACCAAGGTCTTCTGGGGTCTCGACGCGGCTCTTGCGTACCAGCGGCATTTTCCAGCGATCAACTGGCTCACAAGCTACTCTCTCTACGCGGACACGCTGGGGGCTTACTGGGACGCCATTTACGATGAGGAATGGAGCGTGTTTCGTACCGAGGCAATGTCTCTTCTGGAGGACGAGGACAAGCTTCGGGAGATTGTTCGCCTCGTGGGCATCGACTCCCTCTCGAAGGAGGAGCGAATGGTCCTCGAAACGGCAAAGTCCATTCGAGAGGATTTTCTGCACCAGAATGCCTTTCACGAGATCGATACCTACGCCTCCATGGATAAGCAGTTCAAAATGCTCCGCAACATCCTGGAATTTCACCACATGAGCATGGAAGCACTTTCCCGCGGGGCTCTCTTGAAGACGGTCCTTGAGCTTCCTGTCCGGGAGAGTATTGCACGCATGCGCTATGTGGAGGAGAAGAACATGCAGATACTCGACGCACTGTTGAAAGAAATGAGCGATCAGATCGGCGAAGTCATGCCCGAGGGTGGTGAGACCGATGTTGCCTAA
- a CDS encoding V-type ATP synthase subunit E encodes MALADIKKKIEGEAQREAEEILERAEEKKRQIALKTQEEIDSLERASAERLKKEEKEIFRRREIVADLDVKKIELGVRRSLIERTYDEALRALAAVPKAKYIAFMTSLLENAQPEEKDVLLLATEERHLDQAWLDGFNQKKGMSVTLGDRRVAASGGFVLQRGKVDINCTLEMLVRSVQEEIEAEVVQRLFPS; translated from the coding sequence ATGGCTCTCGCGGATATCAAGAAGAAAATAGAAGGAGAAGCTCAGCGGGAAGCGGAAGAGATTCTTGAGAGGGCGGAAGAGAAAAAACGTCAGATTGCTCTCAAGACACAAGAAGAGATCGATAGTTTGGAACGTGCTTCGGCGGAACGTCTTAAGAAAGAGGAGAAGGAGATCTTTCGTCGCAGGGAGATCGTGGCGGATCTGGATGTGAAGAAGATAGAGCTGGGTGTGCGCCGTTCTCTTATTGAAAGAACCTACGACGAAGCCTTGCGTGCTCTGGCGGCTGTTCCAAAGGCGAAATACATTGCTTTCATGACCTCCCTTCTGGAAAATGCCCAGCCGGAGGAAAAGGATGTGCTTCTTCTGGCAACGGAAGAGCGCCATCTTGATCAGGCGTGGCTGGATGGGTTCAACCAGAAAAAAGGTATGTCCGTCACGTTGGGAGATAGACGTGTTGCAGCCAGTGGAGGATTTGTGCTGCAGCGAGGAAAGGTGGACATCAACTGCACGTTGGAAATGTTGGTGCGATCTGTCCAGGAAGAGATTGAGGCCGAAGTGGTACAGCGCCTCTTTCCCTCCTGA
- a CDS encoding V-type ATP synthase subunit I, whose translation MAVERVKKLSIVIHRSAEERVLDLIQSLGCCELIESSGGEGVEAQGTLRRLQDVDDALADVRFVLRFLEPHFSDPDSALARALGKRPSVHLEELETLLGERGVRNLAGVFRDRERRLSEIRSEVGRCTGLLKLLEKLQGFPYNLSILTRGTERVRGMLGSLPKDSIDAFQSDIAEETGSLGEVLVFDGGEKKDKDALVALFFPTDSAKRVEEALSVFAFSRIELPAELSDSVENEQQRLTALLEELGAEERALLRMIDTDAAELVPDIRKLLDYLTVLRSRLDTLVRGERTEQVVISKVWCPESRVPDVKKVLSPFETEMELLAEDPDSSDSPPTVLSNPSWVHPFEPLTKLYGVPSYGGVDPTAFMAPFFFVFFGMCLGDGGYGLIMAGLLLYALRKFPITGETKKFFVLLFLGGISTVFVGMLTGTWMGNMIDAFPFLSVLKPLKDKVMVLDPMNDPITFLGISLALGVVQILFGLCIALVENLRKGEYLAGVGDQGGWLLLLVGLLLLGVGTQGLLSPVLVSLAKGMSLLGALLLVVTQGREKPGVLGKAISGMLSLYNVTSYLGDILSYSRLLALGLASAAIAMIVNMLATLVWDIPYVGWALALLIFFGGHVFSLAVNILGAFIHSLRLQYVEFFSKFFSAGGRAINPLRYETRYVFICKDYPE comes from the coding sequence ATGGCAGTGGAAAGGGTTAAAAAACTGAGCATTGTCATCCATCGTTCCGCAGAGGAGCGTGTGCTGGACCTCATTCAATCTCTCGGATGCTGTGAACTCATCGAGAGTTCCGGCGGCGAAGGGGTGGAGGCGCAAGGTACGTTGCGCCGTCTTCAGGATGTGGACGACGCGTTGGCGGATGTGCGATTTGTTCTTCGGTTTCTGGAACCTCATTTTTCCGATCCAGACAGTGCGTTGGCCCGTGCGTTGGGGAAGAGACCGAGTGTCCACCTGGAGGAACTTGAAACCCTCCTCGGGGAACGAGGCGTGAGAAATCTTGCCGGAGTCTTCCGGGACCGAGAACGGCGTCTTTCCGAAATCCGGTCCGAAGTGGGACGTTGCACAGGACTTCTCAAGTTGCTGGAGAAGTTGCAGGGGTTTCCCTATAATCTTTCAATTTTGACTCGGGGGACCGAGAGGGTGCGAGGTATGCTCGGTTCTTTACCGAAGGACTCCATCGACGCGTTTCAGTCGGATATTGCGGAAGAGACGGGATCGCTCGGAGAAGTGCTTGTCTTCGATGGTGGTGAAAAAAAGGACAAAGACGCCTTGGTCGCTCTCTTTTTCCCGACGGATTCTGCCAAAAGGGTTGAAGAGGCTCTTAGTGTCTTTGCTTTTTCCCGGATTGAATTGCCTGCAGAGCTTTCCGACTCTGTGGAAAATGAACAACAGCGCCTCACGGCTCTTCTTGAAGAACTTGGTGCGGAGGAGCGGGCGTTGTTGCGCATGATCGACACCGATGCGGCAGAACTCGTTCCGGATATTCGGAAATTATTGGATTACCTGACTGTCTTGCGCTCTCGGCTTGACACCCTGGTCCGGGGTGAACGGACGGAGCAAGTGGTTATCTCCAAGGTCTGGTGCCCTGAAAGTCGGGTTCCCGACGTAAAGAAAGTACTGTCCCCCTTCGAGACGGAAATGGAACTCCTCGCCGAGGATCCAGATTCTTCCGACTCGCCACCGACGGTGCTTTCGAATCCAAGTTGGGTTCATCCCTTCGAGCCTCTCACGAAGCTTTACGGAGTTCCTTCCTATGGTGGTGTTGATCCCACGGCATTCATGGCCCCTTTCTTTTTCGTGTTCTTCGGCATGTGTCTCGGAGACGGCGGATATGGGCTCATCATGGCTGGACTTCTTCTCTATGCGCTGCGGAAATTTCCGATCACGGGAGAAACGAAAAAGTTTTTTGTCCTTCTTTTCCTGGGAGGAATTTCCACGGTGTTTGTGGGCATGCTCACAGGAACCTGGATGGGAAACATGATCGACGCCTTTCCTTTCCTTTCGGTGTTGAAACCGCTGAAGGACAAGGTGATGGTGCTTGATCCCATGAATGATCCGATCACGTTTCTCGGTATTTCTCTCGCGTTGGGAGTCGTGCAGATCCTCTTTGGTCTCTGCATTGCTCTGGTGGAAAATCTCCGCAAGGGAGAATACCTCGCCGGGGTGGGAGATCAGGGAGGATGGCTGCTTCTCCTGGTGGGGCTTCTGCTTCTTGGTGTCGGGACTCAGGGCCTCCTTTCACCGGTTCTTGTTTCGCTGGCCAAGGGAATGAGCCTGCTCGGTGCGTTGCTTCTCGTGGTGACGCAGGGAAGGGAGAAGCCCGGAGTGCTGGGCAAGGCCATTTCAGGCATGCTCAGTCTGTATAACGTGACGTCCTATCTGGGGGACATTCTCAGCTATAGTCGTCTTTTGGCGCTCGGATTGGCATCGGCGGCCATCGCAATGATCGTGAACATGCTCGCGACGCTTGTGTGGGACATCCCTTATGTGGGTTGGGCGCTTGCATTGTTGATCTTTTTCGGAGGGCACGTCTTCAGTTTGGCGGTAAACATTCTGGGTGCCTTCATTCACTCGCTGCGTCTCCAGTATGTGGAATTTTTCAGCAAATTCTTCAGCGCTGGCGGAAGAGCCATCAATCCTTTGCGCTACGAAACCCGCTATGTTTTCATCTGCAAGGATTATCCGGAATAA
- a CDS encoding V-type ATP synthase subunit K produces MENIMGTMLALLGAALAAGFAGSGSAIGVGIAGESGAGVMTEDPGKFGLVLLLQALPGTQGIYGLLTAFFVILKVGLLGGEPVTVGLWQGVGILFACLPIAVAGYFSAIAQGKTSASCIQMIAKRPEETGKAVILPAMVETYAVLALLMSIILLNSIKL; encoded by the coding sequence ATGGAGAATATCATGGGAACCATGTTGGCTTTACTGGGTGCAGCGTTGGCTGCGGGGTTCGCGGGTTCCGGATCCGCTATTGGTGTCGGTATCGCCGGAGAATCCGGAGCCGGGGTCATGACGGAGGATCCGGGGAAATTCGGTTTGGTTCTTCTTCTCCAGGCATTGCCCGGTACGCAGGGAATCTACGGGCTTCTGACGGCCTTTTTCGTCATTCTCAAGGTCGGATTGCTCGGCGGAGAGCCGGTTACCGTCGGTCTGTGGCAAGGGGTTGGAATCCTTTTCGCCTGCCTTCCCATCGCTGTTGCCGGCTATTTTTCTGCAATCGCTCAGGGGAAAACGTCTGCGTCCTGTATTCAAATGATCGCAAAACGTCCTGAGGAAACCGGAAAGGCCGTCATTCTTCCCGCCATGGTAGAAACCTACGCAGTGCTCGCTCTTCTCATGAGCATCATTCTTTTGAACAGTATTAAGCTGTAG
- a CDS encoding RluA family pseudouridine synthase gives MFRPRQGCDQVTARQNGELSPCGNAEIEPHELLENEEDSCVVFCIDESLSLLRLDALVARELGISRAYATKLIRKGAVSLDPPPNVMKPSIKCPPETYVRVRLPKPEEMDIEPEDVPFDVLHEDPDFLVIDKPSGIVVHPAPGNWTGTLVHGLLFRYGDFGKLSGARRPGIVHRLDAGTSGLMVIARNQWAHERLSLAFKKRFVGKEYLALVWRSVPWEVREVRLPIGRDPCNRVRMSVHPEGREAHTTFHVLRRFRKATLLACRLYTGRTHQIRVHASAIGHPLVGDALYGPGYPPPPVERIFLHAWKLRFPHPRTWEEIGFRSCLPQELVAMLRVFDATIRD, from the coding sequence GTGTTCCGCCCAAGACAAGGATGTGATCAAGTGACGGCGCGACAAAACGGAGAGTTGTCGCCTTGTGGAAATGCAGAGATTGAGCCTCACGAACTCTTAGAGAACGAGGAGGACTCTTGTGTCGTTTTTTGTATCGACGAATCTTTGTCCTTGCTTAGGCTGGATGCTTTGGTAGCACGGGAACTTGGCATTTCCAGAGCGTACGCGACGAAACTCATCCGCAAGGGGGCGGTAAGCCTTGATCCCCCGCCGAACGTGATGAAACCCTCCATCAAATGTCCTCCTGAAACATACGTGCGAGTCCGACTGCCTAAGCCGGAGGAAATGGATATTGAACCGGAGGATGTTCCCTTCGATGTACTTCACGAAGATCCTGATTTTCTGGTGATCGACAAACCCTCGGGTATCGTCGTGCACCCTGCGCCGGGAAACTGGACTGGAACGCTTGTGCACGGTTTGTTGTTTCGCTACGGAGATTTTGGCAAACTGAGCGGTGCACGCCGTCCAGGCATTGTTCACCGCCTCGACGCGGGAACCTCGGGGCTCATGGTGATTGCGAGGAATCAGTGGGCTCACGAAAGGCTTTCTCTGGCGTTCAAGAAGCGTTTTGTGGGCAAGGAGTATCTCGCGCTCGTGTGGAGATCCGTTCCCTGGGAAGTTCGGGAGGTGCGTCTCCCCATAGGGCGTGACCCCTGCAATAGAGTGCGCATGTCCGTGCATCCCGAGGGGAGGGAAGCGCATACCACATTTCACGTCCTTCGCCGTTTTCGCAAGGCTACGTTGCTCGCCTGTCGTCTGTACACGGGGAGAACACATCAGATCAGGGTTCATGCATCGGCAATCGGGCATCCTCTGGTTGGAGATGCTCTTTATGGACCGGGATATCCACCGCCTCCAGTGGAACGAATTTTTCTTCACGCGTGGAAATTGCGTTTCCCTCATCCACGAACATGGGAAGAAATCGGATTCAGGAGTTGTCTTCCTCAAGAGCTTGTTGCAATGCTTCGAGTTTTTGACGCCACGATTCGGGATTGA